The segment ttgctgtgaggcgacagtgcttcccacttagccaccatgccgcccctctGCACTTGGTGGGCTGTGAGCTTAGAGGGATGTTAAAATCATTGGATGCCCAAGACAGTAAGCAACTAAACACTGACATATGTGATGTGTCTGTCACTTTACTATCTTTTtgtatatttgataatgcttgtAAACACTACATTTTGTCTTAATTTTATTAACTGTGATGTTTGAACTATTACAACAGTTGTTGCCTATGCTAGCTAGATTCCTTGTGCCTAACAACCCACAGGCAGGACAAGAggcaggaatcaaacccagatcccCAGTTCGTTTACCAGCTTGGCATCTATGCATTATTTTCATGTAACTTAAATTGTATGAAAAATGTACATCACATTAACCGTGTTAcaaaaagtgtttttgtaagTATCCACATACaaatttaaggttttttcaAAGAAACTCTCACCAGTTGAATCTAATAAAGAACATGGTACAATGTAAGGTTTATATGTAATTGTTGAATGTAAAGCTGTCAAAAATGGGTATaacctgattacattttaatgCATAATGATAacgacaacaacaaaacaacatgtttattattactatgtgGCACAGTCTGCAACACAAGTAGAACAAAAGCTGATTTACACCGCAAACCTAAACCCTGTTAATATCAGCCCTGTTACCAACCTATACATTTGTGAATAAATAAAGGATAAAACAAACATAATTAAGTACAAATTTAAAAATGTGTCCTCCTTCCCCAGAATGAGCCTTTTGCTGTGTAAAATTCTGTCCTAGCTTCGGGTTTCATGCTTTTGTCAATTCTGTGGTCTCGTCCAGCAGATGGACAGTTCATGTGTACCATCCCCTGAACTGAAAGATCAGCTAATGAAACGGGACTTGATTTCCATGTGAAAAGAAGTAGGAAGTCCTCAGGGATCTCTTTCGCCATGGAGGCATTGCAGGCTTTGCCACCTGTGAATGCACTGGCAGCTTGAGACAATCACACAATGGACTAACACAATTTTGCTATGAAAAGCAGCCCAGATCAATAAGGTTTTACACTTCTGCCTCCCATGCATGTTGCACTGTGATTCAGTAAATTCCAGTTGTGCATTTAATAGTACTAAACTTGTAAGTCAGCTGGaagtgttttacatttattgtaATTGTGTCGCTATGCCATGGACAATGCAGAGACAAAATAATTTTAACAAGTATTTCTCATAAAAAGAGGACATCAATGTTttgtacattattttaatacattattattattattattatatgttttgTGCAACATTTTTAAAGCGAAGCATTATCTTATTAGTGATGcacaatatttatattatttttctgattttactgtatttttctgtttttaaaatatcAGCACTAAATCAACTTCAGAATGTCTAAATATTAGACGTTTTTGATTGGACAAAGGGTTTCCATGTGGCAGTCATATTTTTAGTAGAAATAAATGATGGGGAAACAGTTAGCACACTTCTTTTATGTCAACTCTATACAGCACATATAGCAACTCTAGAAACTTGAGATGCTGTAACAACTACCTAGGAACACCTGAGCAACCACCTGGAACAATCTATTAACCTCCTAGCAACCCTACAAGTCTAAATATAGGCTACACCTGGTTGACAATAAAAAACTGACTGAACATAAATGATCTAGTCAACCTGTGTATGGTAGGATAACACATTAATAAGGCTTATGAAGCTAAATTCTACTCATTgttataaatacagtacattaaagtTGAATTAGTGTGTCATCATCTTATATCactttgtagtgtgtgttaAAGCGAAGAAATCACTAAAATGTGCAGTGGATGGGTAGCGGACTGGCTTGATGAATTGGACTGGCTGGATGAATTGGTTTAAGCTTTGACAGTACCTGTGTAATTTTAGAACAGCTGCATTAAATGGATATAAATCAAAGCAATacatgttttttaaatgcattatctTTAAAAATGATTCCCTTTTTCCCATGTTAAAGTAAAAGTAAGAAACAACATAGATAAAATTAGGCTCCATAAACACCACATAGTAACatacaagttttttttaatataatttaactaCATACGTTTAAATTGCGCCACAGGTCTGTCACTAGAAGGGAATTTGTACACAGTGTGTTATGCCAgagttacatttatttttatggttATTAAGTCTAAAAGCTTGATTTTTAGTAAGAATGACATAGTTCTTTGATGTCCAGTAAAAGTTTGTTTAACCATTTTGTTCTGACACGTGTATGTGTCGCAGTTTTTCCTTGACCAGCACAAATTCAGGAATATTCTTCTGATCCTCTCGCCATTTCATCTCCTCCTGTTCATACTGCCAAAACACATAATAGTGAAAAGTGTCAGTGCATCACTTAAAGCTTAATAGAAGTTAAGTGTTGCAAATacacaatgatccaaaacatgaGTAACTTGATAATGCAACATTCATTATGCTGTAACATGACCTGAAAAAGACTAATCATGCAAGATATCCAAAAAATATTGGATATCTGTGTGGAAAAGTGTTTTCCCCAGTTGAAAAGCAACAAGTACCTCCTGGAGTTTCTGTTGCCTCTTGTAAAGCTCTTGCTCGAGGTCAGATGGAGGATGGAGGGCACGCTCTTGTGCCCGGTGCTGCTCCAACCTGCGCTGTTCTAGCACCCTGTGCAGCTCAGGCTTCTCCTCCAATAGCAAACCCCTACATACAAAATGCACCATGATAAACCAAAGACACCAAAAACATCTAATTGGAAACAAAGATTATATACTGGTGCtcgtcataaaattagaatatcatgaaaaagtttatttatttcagtaattccattcaaaaagtgaaacttgtatattatattcattcattacacacagactggtatatttcaaatgtttatttcttttaatgttgatgattattactgacaactaatgaaaaccccaaattcagtatctcagaaaattagaatattacttaagaccaatacaaaaaaaggatttttagaaatgttggccaagtgaaaagtatgaacatgaaaagtatgagcatgtacagcactcaatacttagttggggctccttttgcctggattactgcagcaatgtggCGTGGCAtgtagtccatcagtctgtggcactgctcaggtgttatgagagcccaggttgctctgatagtggccttcagctcttctgaattgttgggtctggcgtatcgcatcttcctctgcacaataccccatagattttctatggggttaaggtcaggcgagtttgctggccaattaagaacagggataccatggtccttaaaccaggtactggtagctttggcactgtgtgcaggtgccaagtcctgttggaaaatgaaatctgcatttccataaagttggtcagcagcaggaagcatgaagtgctctaaaacttcctggtagacggctgcgttgaccttggacctcagaaaacacagtggaccaacaccagcagataacatggcactccaaaccatcactgactgtggaaactttacactggacctcaagcaacgtggattctgtgcctctcctcgcttcctccagactctgggaccttgatttccaaaggtaatgcaaaatttactttcatcagagaacataacttcgGACCACTCGGCAGCAgtccagtcctttttgtctttagcccaggcgagacgcttctgacgctgtctcttgttcaagagtggcttgacacaaggaatgtgacagctgaaacccatgtcttgcatacgtctgtgcttggtggttcttgaagcactgactccagctgcagtcca is part of the Trichomycterus rosablanca isolate fTriRos1 chromosome 7, fTriRos1.hap1, whole genome shotgun sequence genome and harbors:
- the LOC134317637 gene encoding protein FAM107B-like isoform X2 produces the protein MLQSPGFKHYKKETYGGHSCVSRQSTDGTEEVTQLRKLNGFPNENHSHQDLHKELLLSYKRGLLLEEKPELHRVLEQRRLEQHRAQERALHPPSDLEQELYKRQQKLQEYEQEEMKWREDQKNIPEFVLVKEKLRHIHVSEQNG